The sequence GACGTATAATACTCAAATTATCTTCCAAATCCTTTATATATCTTGCTTCTACTAAGTCCCCGTCCCATTGCTGTCATTTTAATTTCATCAATTCAGctctatataattattttagaaataatttattcaaactTACCCTTGCTGCATCAATGGCGTTAGCTAcagtgatgaattgttgaggaGAAACAGATTTGAGTAACCAACGGCTACGGAAAGTGTGAAGTGAACCTGAACGGCGTTTAGATATCTCAACGCCGTTATCTACGCCGAGTATTTTCCAGCCATCGTTACAGCTTTTTGAATCTGAAGCTGATAACAACTCCTGGATGCAATTTTCACTTGCATAGAACACATATCTTCTCAATGAGTCCTCACTAATTGACCTGTAATTAACGATTCTGATATGACAATCTGAAAAATAGTATGAACTTATAACGCATGTAAAAAAGTATAACTTACCATGATCTACTACAAGGTACAGGACTAGAAGTAAGATTACTCATCTTGAgccacaaaaaaaaagatataggagagcttttatttttagttttgttcCTCAAAATGAGGGAAAAGATGGATGAATTTAAGGATATATATGGTTGAGAAGGGGGTGGGGGTTGTTAGATCAAAGTACAATGTTAGattgtttttgaaagaaaataatggGAATTGGttaatattttatgtgtaaGTAACGTTTAAATAATAAGTGGGAAGAGTTGATTGTTGCACATGGAATGCCAGAGAAAACTCCATGATTAAAATTGCTAGTCATTATCTCCACtcttctttcaatttttctctTCTAATATTAAAAAAGTTCACTACTTTCTAAtattagtttgtattttttcttttattagttattatatttgacattattattatttttttacatatttgaaatcgaagattttttagtttttctatcTTTACGAGATAATTAATAATGGTAAGGTCTGAATATACTTTATCTAGATACGTTTGTTGTTATGATGTTGTAATATAAAAGAGGCTACCAAACATACCATGTGCATCGTCTTCCCCACTCTCTTAGCCCTTTGTACCTCTTTTTTTCcgaataaaattaaagaatcttttttttttttttggttagaagtatagaaaagaaaagaaaagaaatgaaatgaagaaaaggACTAACAACTAAAGCCAGACTAATATTGTTGAGAATTCATCTATTTTTCTACCTAAACTTGCTTTGGCTATGGGTGACAACAACATACCCCAAAGGTTCCATCTTTTAACTTTGGTCCCCTCAATCACGTGCCACTTAGCTAACTcacaaaaaaatgtaaaacaaacaaacaaaaaaaagaaataacctaagacaaaaattaaattacttttttttttctactagTGTTGGaatttgttattataaatttgaatcCATTCAAAGTAGTAGAATAATTTAGCAGTATCATAGCCAAATCAGTTCTCTGTACTTATTTAGTAAGACAATTTTACTTATTACTTTTATGTGCTATTTTTATAACTTATCTTTCGGTGATcgaaaaaaaagataatcagTTTTGGAACTATTCTTCTGAGTTCTGATTCTCACACATTGACAGAGCATGGAGTGGGAAGGAATTCAAGAAAGCATCAACAATCAATctttttgaaagaaataataTGCACCATTTTGGATTTGATTGATAACAACATACTCGATATAATCCCACAAGTTAGATCTGAAGAGAATATCATGTACGTAGTCTTTTTGTTATCTATGTAAAGATAAATGAGTTGTTTCTGACTAATCCTCGAGTATTGTAATATAGGAGACTAATAAGAACGATtgattgatgaaaaaaaaattaacaatgaTTCATAATATGTGAAGTCTTTATCATAAAGTTGAATATCTCATAGTAATAATCAGCTCTGGATCCCTAATAAATAGATAGAttttaataatcatatttttttaaataagtgtCCGTTAACAAGGGTAATCTATTGTTTTAATCATTACTGTgaatttgaaaacaaaaaagggTCATGATCCATTTAATCTCATTGGAAATGTAAAGCAGGTATAATAATTATCATCACAGGGTTTctaataaatgaattaaattacccaaaaagACAGGTATTaataattcatttcatttaatggtgttattatgaatcCATctataagcaaaaaaaaaaaaagaagagaaatcaTGTGAATTTTCTAAAAGCAAGTGGGATCAAGATAATTAATTGAGTAAGCCTTTGGCTTTAAGGCTATTCACTGTATCCTTAACTGCATCTTCAACTGGGGTGAAAATTAGTCCCAAATCAATCAATTTTTTAGCAGCATCTTTGCAAGCCACCAAGCCTGGCTGGGTCTCCCCTGTGAACCTGTATTCAATTTTATCCACTATTATTGGAGACAAGACTAGACCAATCATGCAAGAAAAGAaaccttttttttctaaaaaaaattgtatattatacagtGGGAACTAAGACAAGAAAGAAATTATCAAAGGGGCAATTATTAAACTTATCAAACATATCCAATGTAATCTCACAAGTGGAGTCTGGGGAGGTAGTGTGTACGTAGACTTTCCTACCTTGGGAGGTTGAGAGGTTTTTTCTGATAGTCTCGGCTCAAGGACAAGTTTATCAAAGCAATAACAGAAGTGAGGaactttcaaattgattaaagCACATTGAATGCTAAAAAAATGAAGCCTAGAGTCAACCTGGTTATAAGTCATAGCTAAATAAATGCACTGAGGAAACATTTCAATAGAGGCACATGGTAGTTAGGAGAAATTGGAAGGTTGATAACTCCACACAACCAGACAAAGTGGAGTGTactgaaataaaatttgaattgtacCAACCTCAGTATACATTTGAAATTCAGTTATCAAATAAAGTTAAGCTGATTATGCAGAGACACTGCTGAAAATTATGAAACGTCAACCATGAATTACAAATTACTTATAACAACATATTAACGAGATTTACATGACTAAATTAAGCTGAGGCTGAGGCCGAACTTCAGCAATAAGTCTCAGTCGTAAAACTATTCAGGATAACGAGAATAGAATCACTAAAAGAAAGGATAAGCTGAATAGGTAACATGGAAGGTGACCAGTGGGACTTGGAATGCTATAGATGTAGCTAGCACTTCATAGTGGGGTTTCTTTTGGGTAGCCTTACAGTTTTAAAGTGGGGTTGTTAAAGGCCTGGATAATATAAAGGTGATCTTGATTCTTGACAGTTGTGACTTCTGAATGTGTGTTGTGCAATTAAAATTCCTTTGAAGCTAATACTTGAGGTGGGGTCAGGTAAGAGCAATTTGTATCTATACTCCTGCAAGTTAGGTATCTACTGCACATGTTAGTTTTCATACCGAAGAAGTGGAAGGCTGTCTACATCACACCCCTTGGGATCCGGCCCTTCCCTCGACCCTCCAAACGTGGGATGCTTTGTGCTCACTGCACCGGGCTGCCCTTCATACTGAAGAATAGAATGGAAGCCCCTACCACCACTACTATAGAAGTAGTTGATTTTACATCAAATGAAATACTATTGCCAGTATTTAGTAATCACTTCATTCTGCACAAGATTTTTCTATGAGAGTATAGTATATTAATCTCCCTCCTTTTCTTATTGACCTACTTCCAGTGTACCCAAACAATTTTTAtgtgaatacaaactaatatttcttttaagcTATTCAAGTTAAACGTCATATGTTCACGATTCAGCTTAATGCTGTAAGCAATTTTAACCATATTCAGTATAAAAATCCCAATCAAACAGTTCACTGATATTTGGTGGTTGATTGAGGGGATGTTGGAGGTAGCTTTAAAGGACAAAAAAGGGAGCAATTAGTAGAAAAgctgtttcatttttttaaataacataaactAATTTTTCAGTTGAGGAGTTGGTGTGCAGAAAAAGTTAGTTAACATTTATTTGGGGAAGGCCAAACAAAATTAAGAGTTCTCCAACAAGACGGGAGGAGTATTCAACTAATAAGGTTGTAATAGAAGTGACGAGAGGGAGTTCTCGGATAGTAAGCACCCCTCACTTCCAACTCGAAGGTTGCGAGGTGCAAAAGGGGTGGGAGCTCCTAGAGGagggtaaaagaaaataaaaaagaaaaaagaaaaagaagtgacTGTCTATATGTTTATGCCTGAAGAAAATCTAGTTAACAAAACTTCGTTACCAAGTTCTTCACGTGGAGATCAGTTCTTAATTACTCGACCTGCTCATTTCTTACTGTTGAATCGTAAAACAACGTCGAAATTTAAGTTTATCATCATTCAGTTAAAGAAAGCATAGCTGAATTCTACGACTTTGAGTAACAGAGGAGAACAAATAACTAGTTGGCTATGTCAAATCCATTGTTGATAAAGATTAAATGCAATTCGCTGAGACGAAGACAGGACTGGTTTAACAGATGTAAAAACATCCCTTTTCAATGTATTTCCTATTTTTGCATATAACAGAAGATTAAACTTGAGGATAGTTACAATAGAGAGAGAAGCAAACCTGTGGACAGAGAATTCAGGGGAAAGTTTTGAGACTCTGTCAGCAAAATCACCAAACTGGTAAATGCCATTGGTACATAAGTATCTTCCAGAAGCACGAGGGCTCTCAAATAACAAAATCTGTGCCACTGCCACATCTTTGACGTGCACAGCCCCTAACCAATGATACTCTTGGGTATCTGTTGATCCCTGAAGCAGTTGTTGCAAAACAGCGCAGCTTGCATTCAGTCCAGGTTGCAGAAGTTCACCAAGACATGTAGCTGGATTAATTGCTACCACATCCAATCCATTCTTCTCCACAAATTCCCATGCAGCCTTCTCAGCAAGTGTCTTTGAGACTGGGTACCATTTCTGTCATTGAACtcaattatgatttataatgttTAAGAGCTCTTTGTCATGCATGGAGAGGTAATTATATCATACTATATGTCAATGGGGGAATCAGGAACGGTAAGTTTTGAATCCTTGCAACTTcgtttaaaataaaagtaaatttagAAGTCAAGGAAATCAAATAGAAAGTGTCCATATATTTAGACAAGGTAAATACAAGGTAAATAATTGAGTAGATCACTCAACAATATTGGATTATACAACATTATTAGCGTAGTGGACTATACAAGCAGTAATCTCAATATAAGCCTAAAGCTATGAAATAAGAAGTTTTAACATGTTGATTCTCACTTACCCAAAATAGTTCAATTGGTACACGCACGATATAGGCTAATTAAAAAACTTTTTGTTCAATCTCTCGTGGAGTCAAATTCTCATTGTACGAGTCAAATGAGTACTAATCCCCTAAAGCTAAGGTAgtgttcttttaattattataattaatccCTCACCTCCAGCTGGAACTTTAATTCCCTACTACGCGTGGCATATTTGGTTAACAAGGAACGATAATctctttaataataaaaaactttCTATTTCATGTACACGGGCTACTCAACAAGCCACATAATATCATTTTTTGGCTGGGGGATCCACTGCCAAGGTGCCTAGAACCCAATTACAACTCAGGCGGATACCCCCGAAACCAAATTATTATAAACTCAATACTGATGGGGCCTTTATAAATATGTTGGATTGGGGAGGCATAGGAGGAGTTTTATAGGAACACAGATGGTCATTGGATACTAGGCTACTGTATGCATATTCCATATACTACTATCACTGAAGCTGAACTAAAGGGTCTATTCCATGGCCTATGCTTAGCTATACTTGTGAACCTATCTTCAGTTCAAGTGGAAATTGATGCAAAAGAGGTAATCACATTGCTATCATCTTCCAATGCAAAATATGCtagtaatatattttacttgattGCAGGTCCGCACTTCGACAAGTCTATGAAACACTGGAGCTTTGGCTACAATAACACTTTTTGATAGCCCACCCCCTTTTACAGAATCGATGGTCGAAACGGATAGTCTAGGCACCACATTTTGTCAACAAACAACTTTTTGTAACTTACCAACTGATAGTCTAACTAGTGAGGCATGTAATGCATCTCACCCTACAATGCCACTAACCTCTTTTTGTACTTCTAGAATAGGGCCATCTACTCCCTCTACTATTTTATCTAATTAATGAAACTTATCTTTTTCtaccaaaaagaaaatagtaatgTTCCTCTATTGGAATGTCAATTACTTTGGCTCAATATCCTCTAGATCGAAAATTTACgcataaaattttcaatttttttgaaattaaatttatatatttatgaactactttaaaaataatatgattcaGACAATTGAAAatgattataaaatatatgaagaatttacgataaaaaataaacttattttgctcctaaaatccaaaaagtaacaaataaagTGTGAAACGgagataattattaaatttctaaGTAATCATAAGATGAATTAGGTGGGcttaagataaataaattaatatagatatCACGTGTATATTGGTGAGAGAATGACACCTGGCGAGACTTGCAGTAGTCAAGATCAGTCCACGACGACTCATCGAAGACCTTATTTTCCGGCCAACCAGGATTGGGGACCATGGCCGAAATAGAGGAAGTGAGCACCACGCGCCGAACATTATACTTCTTCGCCGCCGTGAGCACATTGATTGTACCCTGTACGGCCGGCTCCACCAGCTCCTTCTGCGGGTCCACCGGATCCTCTAGCGTACACGGCGACGCCACGTGGAAGACGCCGCCGCCACCGCATCCCTCAATTGCCCTAGAGACCGCATCAGCGTCAAGGATGTTGACTTCGTGAACCAATATTCGCACGCCGGGGTTAGACGCACCGGCGAGAGAGTGGAGGTGCGAAGGATCGGAACCGGGGAAGATGGCGGCGTGGATGGTGGTGTAGCCGCGGTTGAGGAGCGTCTGAACCACCCATGAACCAATGAATCCGTTGGCTCCGGTGACGCAAATCGGTGGTTTTTCGGTAGACATTGCTGGAATTGCGTAACAAATCGATTAATTGTTGAACGTCACAAAAAGATATAATGATAGTGATGTgcttttttttggttaaataaaattaaaattatttagcgaaatatatatatatatatatatatatatatataaaattatccaATAGTCTCACTTTGATATAATTCATTAGAGTTGTGATTTATTTAGCAGTTATGATTTAGATAAATAacaatactttaattttatcctttattttcattgtgatattattcatcaaaagTCCTAAATTTTCAGGTATGTACTTTGATATTTGCTTAGGAAGtatgatttaaataaataacaatacttatagataaaataaaattttatcttttaattacACTTTGATATAATCTATTAGAgtcatgatttttcattataCCTTGCTTCGATATTTACTTAGAAAGTATAATTTAGATAAATAACAATACTTATactctttttatcttttaaatttagATAGCATGATTATAATTGACTCATTTGATAGATAAGGAAATTTTTGTAAgcaaattaaagaatataattttagtgatattttatattaattgcaAAAGGAATGTAATATGCACAAGTGATCATTTTCACAATGACAACTATATAGTCATACTAGTGTTTGTAGcaattaaaatttaacttatcatcattaaaaaattaatgaagtgATAATGAACATTAATTAACTATAGTCAAGTAAACAAAGTAAATATgcaaatacataaatataaaatcaccagacaaaactaaatttttaaatttgaaaactacGATAAAGAATCATAGTTTAGGGATGGCAAAATAGTCGTTCAAATAACTCATTCGTTAATTATATCAATTTGTTTCAGCTCAATTCATTAATTACTAAATTGATATGTAGTtactcattaaaaaaatttcaaaatattttaattttttttaaatttgatatgctAAATATAACGATAAcaaagacaaaaataattttaacaaacactaaaaattttataaaaaaagaattaaaatttaataagaatTGAGCATATTGAGTTATAATCCACATTTTAACCAATTTTTAGCTCAAATAACTTTTGGACAGATTATTATTAACCCATCTATGTATTAATATTGAAATCGTTTCTGATTGGTTGTTTGAGGTTTGGAAGAAGAGATCCGAGAGGGCTACGAAATTCAATGGATCGTTTCGTTTGAGTATGCACTTGGGCTAGCCCGTTAGTCATAACAACTgcaataacatatttcatatagtgTTTCATGAGTAAACGCATATTTTTTcgttgtcttggtgggataaaataattttttcggTAGACCCTTGGCTCTAGAAAATACAAGTGTAGTAGCTATGTGAAAAGAttcaaagaaaggaaaatatcgataatacaaatattaatagaATCAACGCATGAGAAAATGCTAGCATAGTCCTAAGCCTTCGTGCTCTCTCATCTAAAGTCATATTTTCGGTTAGTTGAAGACTAGTCATTACTTATCTTATCAtctctctttaattttgttCGATCTCCCCCGAACCCAATTGCTATCAACCTCTCACACCTTCACATTGGAGCGCACAAGTGTTTCTTGTTTCCATAAATCTAAATCATCTCAACCTTATTTTTCGTATCCTATGGCTACTCCCGCCTTGGCCTTGACCACTATATCTTTCATTTTCCATATTgtctctttattttcttctaaagACAGAGAAATGTAACTGAAAAGCCCACT comes from Solanum pennellii chromosome 1, SPENNV200 and encodes:
- the LOC107013270 gene encoding START domain-containing protein 10, which gives rise to MSNLTSSPVPCSRSWSISEDSLRRYVFYASENCIQELLSASDSKSCNDGWKILGVDNGVEISKRRSGSLHTFRSRWLLKSVSPQQFITVANAIDAARQWDGDLVEARYIKDLEDNLSIIRLRFGENSKPLFRNREFIVYERRETMDDGTLVVAVASLPKEIAAGLHPKQNNAIRGLLLQSGWVVEKIDHDSCMVTYVVQLDPAGWLPKCFVNRLNTKLVMIIDNLKKQVLSSPTNSDDST
- the LOC107008485 gene encoding cinnamoyl-CoA reductase 1, which encodes MSTEKPPICVTGANGFIGSWVVQTLLNRGYTTIHAAIFPGSDPSHLHSLAGASNPGVRILVHEVNILDADAVSRAIEGCGGGGVFHVASPCTLEDPVDPQKELVEPAVQGTINVLTAAKKYNVRRVVLTSSISAMVPNPGWPENKVFDESSWTDLDYCKSRQKWYPVSKTLAEKAAWEFVEKNGLDVVAINPATCLGELLQPGLNASCAVLQQLLQGSTDTQEYHWLGAVHVKDVAVAQILLFESPRASGRYLCTNGIYQFGDFADRVSKLSPEFSVHRFTGETQPGLVACKDAAKKLIDLGLIFTPVEDAVKDTVNSLKAKGLLN